In Rana temporaria chromosome 3, aRanTem1.1, whole genome shotgun sequence, a single window of DNA contains:
- the LOC120930968 gene encoding olfactory receptor 10A7-like encodes MCEDNQTEVAEFLLLGFQNLHTFKIILFIVFFFSYVVTLNGNLIIIVLISISDNLKIPMFYFLKHLAIADLMITTTIVPMMLEIILKGGITISVTACIIQLHFFGIFGIVQCFFIAIMSYDRYLAICNPMHYHSIMKPQMCLQMVVGSWLFVIFESGELALVYQLHFCGGKNIDHFFCDSSPVIDLSTSDSSLFVLIDLCLSILVIFVPFGVIIVTYVFISFAILQLSSTSGRRKAFSTCSSHLVTVCTYYGSLMAVYLIPTDKRSPNTNKLMSLFYIVTTPLLNPIIYSLRNHEIRKSLKDIFRKFKTLHLC; translated from the coding sequence ATGTGTGAAGACAACCAAACTGAAGTAGCTGAGTTTTTGCTTCTTGGATTTCAAAACCTCCATACATTTAAAATTATTCTCTTCATTGTGTTTTTCTTCTCCTATGTGGTGACATTAAATGGAAACCTCATCATCATTGTTTTAATTTCGATTAGTGACAATCTTAAAATCCCAATGTTCTACTTCCTCAAACACTTGGCAATAGCTGACCTCATGATAACCACCACCATAGTCCCAATGATGTTAGAAATTATACTAAAGGGTGGAATTACAATTTCTGTTACCGCCTGCATTATCCAGCTGCATTTCTTCGGTATTTTTGGAATtgtgcaatgtttttttattgcaattatgTCCTATGATCGATATTTGGCCATATGTAACCCAATGCATTATCATTCAATCATGAAACCCCAAATGTGTCTTCAAATGGTTGTTGGGTCTTGGTTGTTCGTTATCTTTGAGTCGGGTGAATTAGCTTTGGTGTATCAGCTACATTTTTGCGGTGGGAAGAACATTGACCACTTCTTCTGTGATTCTTCTCCAGTGATAGACCTCTCTACATCAGATAGTTCCCTTTTCGTATTAATTGATCTTTGCCTTTCAATTTTAGTTATTTTTGTTCCTTTTGGCGTTATTATTGTGACCTATGTATTCATCTCCTTCGCTATATTACAACTTTCTTCAACCAGTGGAAGACGGAAAGCCTTTTCCACATGTAGCTCGCACCTGGTCACTGTGTGCACATATTATGGGAGCTTGATGGCTGTCTATTTGATACCAACTGATAAAAGATCACCTAATACAAACAAATTGATGTCTCTTTTCTACATTGTGACAACTCCACTGTTGAATCCTATTATCTACAGCCTGAGAAACCACGAGATCAGAAAAAGCCTTAAAGACATTTTTAGAAAATTTAAAACACTTCATTTATGCTGA